The Trueperaceae bacterium genome has a window encoding:
- a CDS encoding ABC transporter substrate-binding protein produces MRRALTRFVSMALAVVLAGAVSAQETPTKRGGVVQIPLATQPATFNPILPSELAAAIINWTMFSPLTAVNPWTNTLEPYLAESFEANDDLTVWTFHLRAGVKWHDGAPLTADDVKFTFDRARDPDEGATNAADFAKVVDVRVIDPLTVSVQLAAPDAFFAARLALGGNEIIPRHVLGGFTRLADAVDFNSKSPIGTGPFKMVRAVPGSFFELTRNDDFFLGAPNLDGLVFRVVPDGNTRVTQLLTGQLDWVDIEPPQLPAVSNVRHVQVTAFDSLGYQIFAWNLRNPLFQDARVREAMMYAVDRRAMIATVSPGLGYVDDVYIPHAIDWVPRPDVQFREYDPERALELMAEAGWTKNSAGILEKDGQEFSFYILVDRGDVQREQMGLILQQYFQDLGMRVEYVLAERGGRWLEETTSRTFDTRLAAFPMPNIDWAQRLYTTNGPYNSQSYSNAEIDDLFTQVLATSDQAAQAALLERIGEILYQDPPNMILLFRERMTASNANVGNIPPNNIKDSMPYSHLLFRR; encoded by the coding sequence TGCGCAGAGCACTAACCCGTTTCGTCAGCATGGCGCTCGCGGTCGTCCTCGCGGGAGCGGTGAGCGCCCAGGAGACGCCCACCAAGCGAGGTGGCGTCGTCCAGATCCCGCTGGCCACTCAGCCCGCGACCTTCAACCCCATCCTGCCTTCCGAGCTCGCGGCGGCGATCATCAACTGGACGATGTTCTCGCCGCTCACGGCCGTCAACCCCTGGACGAACACACTCGAGCCGTACCTGGCCGAGTCGTTCGAGGCCAACGACGACCTGACCGTCTGGACGTTCCATCTGCGTGCGGGGGTCAAGTGGCACGACGGCGCGCCGCTGACGGCCGACGACGTCAAGTTCACCTTCGACCGCGCGAGAGACCCAGACGAGGGTGCGACCAACGCTGCCGACTTCGCCAAGGTCGTCGACGTGCGCGTCATAGACCCTCTTACCGTTTCTGTCCAGCTGGCCGCACCTGACGCGTTCTTCGCGGCCCGCCTCGCGCTCGGCGGCAACGAGATCATCCCGCGGCACGTCCTGGGCGGGTTCACGCGTCTGGCGGACGCCGTCGACTTCAACAGCAAGTCGCCCATCGGCACCGGACCGTTCAAGATGGTGCGTGCAGTGCCCGGCTCGTTCTTCGAGCTCACGCGCAACGACGACTTCTTCCTCGGCGCGCCGAACCTCGACGGACTCGTCTTCCGCGTCGTGCCCGACGGCAACACGCGCGTCACGCAGCTGCTAACCGGCCAACTCGACTGGGTGGACATCGAGCCCCCGCAGCTTCCGGCCGTGAGCAACGTCCGTCACGTCCAGGTCACGGCGTTCGATAGCCTGGGCTACCAGATCTTCGCGTGGAACCTGCGCAACCCGCTCTTCCAGGACGCCCGCGTTCGCGAGGCGATGATGTACGCCGTCGACCGCCGCGCCATGATCGCCACCGTGTCGCCGGGCCTCGGGTACGTCGACGACGTCTACATCCCTCACGCCATCGACTGGGTGCCGCGACCGGACGTCCAGTTCCGCGAGTACGATCCGGAGCGGGCGCTCGAGCTCATGGCCGAGGCCGGCTGGACCAAGAACTCGGCGGGGATCCTCGAGAAGGACGGACAGGAGTTCTCGTTCTACATTCTGGTAGACCGCGGCGACGTGCAGCGTGAGCAGATGGGTCTGATCCTGCAACAGTACTTCCAGGACCTCGGCATGCGCGTCGAGTACGTGCTCGCCGAGCGCGGGGGCCGCTGGCTTGAGGAGACGACGTCCCGGACCTTCGACACGCGCTTGGCTGCGTTCCCGATGCCCAACATCGACTGGGCTCAGAGGCTCTACACGACTAACGGCCCGTACAACTCCCAGTCCTACTCGAACGCAGAGATCGACGACCTCTTCACCCAGGTGCTCGCGACGAGCGACCAGGCCGCCCAGGCCGCGTTGCTGGAGCGGATCGGGGAGATCCTCTACCAGGATCCGCCCAACATGATCCTGCTCTTCCGCGAGCGCATGACGGCGTCCAACGCCAACGTTGGCAACATCCCACCGAACAACATCAAGGACAGCATGCCGTACTCCCACCTGCTGTTCAGACGCTGA
- a CDS encoding ABC transporter permease yields the protein MAEYLAKQLVASLFVLFLVMTATFFLVKLAPGTLSILADPTMDPGVVASVERRFGLDRPPVEQYLRWVSRMAQGDLGVSLVYGRPVIDMITERLPATLLLGLAALLVTVVLGMPAGIVAARWPNSILDQALSFLAIVGLATPNFWLGILAIILFSVTLGWLPGSGMQTIGQPFSLLDRASYLVLPTIVLATSTTAEIMRYTRSSWLETMSQDYVRTARSKGLAEGRVHLKHVLKNALIPVLTILGLALPRLVGGSAIVESLFSWPGIGSMAVNAAVSRDATVILGTTFFVSAGVILSNLVIDVLYGVVDPRIRYD from the coding sequence ATGGCCGAATACCTAGCGAAACAACTCGTGGCCAGCCTGTTCGTGCTGTTCCTCGTCATGACGGCGACGTTCTTCCTGGTGAAGCTGGCGCCGGGCACGCTCAGCATCCTGGCCGACCCGACCATGGACCCCGGGGTGGTGGCTAGTGTCGAGAGGCGGTTCGGCCTCGATCGCCCGCCGGTCGAGCAGTACCTCCGGTGGGTGTCCCGCATGGCTCAAGGCGACCTCGGGGTGAGCCTGGTCTACGGGCGGCCGGTCATCGACATGATCACCGAGCGCCTCCCGGCCACGCTCCTGCTCGGGCTCGCCGCGCTGCTGGTCACCGTGGTCCTGGGGATGCCGGCGGGTATCGTCGCCGCCAGATGGCCCAACTCCATCCTCGACCAGGCCCTCAGCTTCTTGGCGATCGTCGGGTTGGCAACGCCGAACTTCTGGCTCGGCATCCTGGCCATAATCTTGTTCTCCGTTACCCTGGGTTGGCTGCCGGGCTCCGGCATGCAGACCATAGGGCAACCGTTCTCGCTGCTGGACAGGGCGAGCTATCTAGTGCTGCCGACTATCGTCCTCGCTACCTCTACGACGGCCGAGATCATGCGCTACACGCGCTCGAGCTGGCTGGAGACGATGAGCCAGGACTACGTGCGTACCGCGCGCAGTAAAGGACTGGCCGAGGGGCGCGTCCACCTCAAGCACGTGCTCAAGAACGCCCTCATCCCCGTGTTGACCATCCTGGGACTGGCCTTGCCGCGCCTGGTGGGCGGCTCGGCCATCGTGGAGTCGCTGTTCAGCTGGCCCGGGATCGGCTCGATGGCCGTCAACGCGGCCGTGAGCCGCGACGCAACGGTCATCCTGGGAACAACGTTCTTCGTGTCCGCCGGCGTGATCCTCAGCAACCTGGTCATCGACGTGCTCTACGGCGTGGTCGATCCACGCATCAGGTACGACTGA
- a CDS encoding ABC transporter permease, translated as MFLDSLLRNKLALFGTAWLLLVCIVLVTEPVLPLPSPTRINISNTFAKPSSQHLLGTDENGRDVLARLIDGGRVSILVGIVSALLTVVVGGTLGVVAGYAGGPVDRVIMRVTDGVLSIPVFFLLLAVVALFGSSITVLVLALSFTRWMGPARLIRGEIMRVKELEYSTAVRSLGAGHVRIMFRHLLPQAMPLLIVATSIGVGNVMLVEAGLSFLGLGIAPPTPSWGNMLTASQFYMWSAPQLAVYPGLMILLTVLAFNAVGDVIRDTLDPRRRSGG; from the coding sequence GTGTTCCTGGACAGTCTGCTGCGCAACAAGCTCGCGCTCTTCGGGACGGCTTGGCTACTTCTCGTCTGTATCGTGCTGGTCACGGAGCCAGTACTGCCGTTGCCGTCGCCGACTCGCATCAACATCTCGAATACCTTCGCCAAGCCGAGCTCGCAGCATCTGCTCGGCACCGACGAGAACGGTCGCGACGTCCTCGCGCGCCTCATCGATGGCGGGCGCGTGTCGATCCTCGTCGGCATCGTCTCGGCGCTCCTGACGGTCGTGGTAGGAGGGACGCTCGGTGTCGTAGCCGGGTACGCGGGCGGCCCCGTCGACCGCGTCATCATGCGCGTCACGGACGGCGTCCTGTCGATCCCCGTGTTCTTCCTGCTGCTCGCCGTCGTCGCTTTGTTCGGCTCGAGCATCACGGTCTTGGTCCTGGCGCTCTCGTTCACCAGATGGATGGGGCCTGCGCGCCTTATCAGGGGTGAGATCATGCGGGTCAAGGAGCTCGAGTACTCCACCGCCGTTAGGAGCCTCGGGGCCGGCCACGTGCGCATCATGTTCCGTCACCTGCTCCCGCAGGCCATGCCGCTCCTCATCGTCGCGACGTCCATCGGCGTGGGTAACGTCATGCTGGTGGAGGCGGGCCTGAGCTTCCTTGGCCTCGGCATCGCGCCACCAACGCCGTCCTGGGGCAACATGCTCACGGCGAGCCAGTTCTACATGTGGTCGGCCCCACAGCTGGCCGTCTACCCCGGCCTGATGATCCTCCTCACCGTCCTGGCGTTCAACGCCGTTGGCGACGTCATCCGCGACACCCTCGACCCCAGACGCCGTTCGGGCGGCTAG